The Fusobacterium necrophorum subsp. necrophorum genome has a window encoding:
- a CDS encoding GntP family permease has protein sequence MSDFFQIAVLFIAILLFSILAFKRISAVILGPLLAIFIILSTRMPIFQTMLENYMKTAADYVQKYFLIFFLGALFGVIYQHTHAAEAIANKLIKITKGKYTASLIMFITGILTFGGISGFVVFFAIYPIAVQLFRESKLTRRLMPAAISAGTWTWSMNAPASPSIQNVIPMRSLGTTALASTVPGFAAMIAQIVLIVIWLEYRSKTMTSRGLLFDDSSLKPLEEAGRVYEDSELPSAGLAIIPPIVILILFNVVRLPLEAAVLGGCILAILFFYKRISNGVDGWIDVLNKGAQNSVTAILNTALVVGFAGVASKTTGFGLLIDKLKRIKMSPAWFVAITVAISAGAAGSASGGLGVAFAALGDVYKTLNISPESIHRIAAIAAGTLDSLPHQGAQITLLGICSLTHKEGYLDIGVTQILIPAIALICVCIPLIQLGL, from the coding sequence ATGAGTGATTTTTTCCAAATAGCAGTATTATTTATAGCGATTTTATTGTTCTCTATTCTAGCCTTTAAAAGAATTTCAGCGGTAATCTTAGGACCATTATTGGCAATATTTATCATTCTTAGTACAAGAATGCCTATCTTTCAAACCATGCTAGAAAATTATATGAAAACAGCAGCAGATTATGTTCAAAAGTATTTTCTAATTTTCTTTTTGGGAGCACTTTTCGGAGTTATTTATCAACATACCCATGCTGCAGAAGCAATTGCTAACAAATTGATTAAAATTACCAAAGGGAAATATACAGCATCCTTGATTATGTTCATCACAGGAATATTAACATTCGGGGGAATCAGTGGATTCGTAGTATTCTTTGCAATTTACCCAATTGCAGTTCAATTGTTTAGAGAATCTAAATTGACAAGGAGATTAATGCCGGCAGCAATTTCAGCAGGAACTTGGACATGGTCTATGAATGCACCTGCAAGTCCATCGATTCAAAATGTTATCCCAATGAGAAGTTTGGGGACAACAGCATTGGCTTCTACTGTTCCGGGATTTGCAGCTATGATTGCCCAGATTGTTTTAATCGTCATTTGGTTGGAATATAGAAGTAAAACTATGACATCAAGAGGTCTTTTATTTGATGATTCTTCTTTAAAACCATTAGAAGAAGCAGGAAGAGTTTATGAAGATTCTGAATTACCAAGTGCTGGCTTAGCCATTATTCCGCCAATTGTAATCTTAATTTTATTCAATGTAGTAAGACTTCCTTTGGAAGCAGCAGTTCTTGGAGGATGTATTTTAGCAATTCTTTTTTTCTATAAAAGAATTAGCAATGGTGTAGATGGGTGGATCGATGTATTAAATAAAGGAGCTCAAAACTCTGTTACAGCAATTTTGAATACTGCATTAGTGGTAGGATTTGCAGGAGTAGCAAGTAAAACAACCGGATTTGGGCTTTTAATTGATAAATTAAAAAGAATAAAAATGTCACCGGCATGGTTTGTAGCAATTACTGTAGCAATTTCAGCCGGAGCAGCAGGATCTGCTTCTGGAGGATTGGGAGTCGCTTTCGCAGCCTTGGGTGATGTTTACAAAACATTAAACATTTCTCCAGAAAGCATTCACCGTATTGCAGCAATTGCAGCAGGAACATTGGATTCTTTACCGCACCAAGGTGCACAAATTACATTGCTTGGAATTTGTAGCTTAACTCACAAAGAAGGATACTTAGACATAGGAGTAACTCAAATTTTAATTCCGGCGATTGCATTGATTTGTGTATGCATCCCTCTCATCCAATTAGGATTATAA
- a CDS encoding acyl-CoA dehydrogenase family protein — translation MYNLQLSEEQERICQMVKEFAVNEVAPGAKERDLNEDFLATRDILKKMGKLGLMGIPYAKEYGGAGLGYVEYALAGFELNKVDASVGISYSVHISLGSGPIYNFGNEEQKQKYMPKLCSGEYIAAFGLTEPCAGSDAGASQCTAVLQGDKYILNGTKCFTTNGEFADVIVVFAMTDPSQGTKGISAFIVEPKNFPGIKFVKREKKMGIRASVQNVIEMENLEVPKENLLGKEGQGFKIAMATLDCGRIGVAAHATGIAKGAYEYALNYSKERVQFGKPIAKQQVIAFKLADMYAKIEAAEAVTLKAAWSKDQHLPYGIPAAVAKLTGTNTAMEVTTEAVQILGGTGFTMDHPVERMMRDSKITQIYEGTNEIQKLVISGAILR, via the coding sequence ATGTACAATTTACAATTATCAGAAGAACAAGAAAGAATCTGCCAAATGGTGAAAGAATTCGCAGTAAACGAAGTAGCTCCGGGAGCAAAAGAAAGAGATTTGAATGAAGATTTCTTAGCAACAAGAGATATTTTGAAAAAAATGGGAAAACTAGGATTGATGGGAATTCCTTATGCAAAAGAATATGGTGGAGCAGGATTAGGATATGTAGAATATGCATTAGCAGGATTTGAATTGAACAAAGTAGATGCTTCTGTAGGAATCTCCTATTCTGTACATATTTCTTTAGGGTCAGGACCAATCTATAATTTCGGAAATGAAGAACAAAAACAAAAATATATGCCAAAATTATGTTCAGGAGAATATATTGCAGCATTCGGATTGACAGAACCATGCGCAGGATCTGATGCAGGAGCAAGTCAATGTACAGCAGTATTACAAGGAGATAAGTACATTTTGAATGGAACAAAATGTTTCACAACGAATGGAGAATTTGCTGATGTTATCGTAGTATTCGCAATGACAGATCCTTCTCAAGGAACCAAAGGAATTTCTGCATTCATCGTAGAACCTAAAAACTTCCCGGGAATCAAATTTGTAAAAAGAGAAAAGAAAATGGGAATTCGAGCTTCTGTACAAAATGTAATTGAAATGGAAAACTTGGAAGTTCCAAAAGAAAACTTATTAGGAAAAGAAGGACAAGGATTTAAAATTGCTATGGCAACGCTAGATTGTGGAAGAATTGGAGTTGCAGCTCATGCGACCGGAATTGCAAAAGGAGCTTATGAATATGCTCTAAACTACTCCAAAGAAAGAGTACAATTCGGAAAACCAATTGCAAAACAACAAGTAATTGCATTCAAATTAGCAGATATGTATGCTAAGATTGAAGCGGCAGAAGCAGTGACTTTAAAAGCAGCTTGGTCAAAAGATCAACACTTACCATATGGAATTCCAGCAGCTGTTGCAAAATTAACAGGAACCAATACAGCTATGGAAGTAACAACAGAAGCGGTTCAAATCTTAGGGGGAACAGGATTTACTATGGACCACCCGGTAGAAAGAATGATGAGAGATTCCAAGATTACTCAAATCTATGAAGGAACTAATGAAATTCAAAAATTAGTTATTTCTGGGGCAATCTTAAGATAG
- the gltS gene encoding sodium/glutamate symporter: MNFEVMDGLLNINLNSTMTLALAAILLILGYSIKKKITLLNKYCIPAPVVGGFLFMFITWIGHNREIFTFHFENIFQSTFMLAFFTTVGLGASFALLKKGGKLLIVYWLLCGIISILQNTIGITISKTIGLEAPYALLSSAISMVGGHGAALAYGNSFAKIGYESAPLVGAAAATFGLITAVLIGGPLGRRLIEANHLSPDTTENFDLSIHEINNDKKETLSDLDIIKNVAVILICMALGSWISTLIGKLINMDFPSYVGAMFVAVIVRNLNEKMNMYHFNFSLVDGIGNVMLSLYLSLALMTLKLWELSGLIGGVLLVVACQVVFMVIVAYFIVFRILGSNYDAAVMCAGLCGHGLGATPSAIVNMTALNEKYGMSRKAMMIVPIVGAFLVDIIYQPATIWFIKTFVSGFVEK, from the coding sequence ATGAATTTTGAAGTGATGGACGGCTTGTTGAATATAAATTTAAATTCAACTATGACTTTAGCTTTGGCTGCAATATTACTAATTCTTGGTTATTCCATAAAAAAGAAAATTACCTTGCTGAACAAATATTGTATTCCGGCTCCTGTCGTTGGGGGATTTTTATTCATGTTTATAACTTGGATAGGGCACAATAGAGAAATTTTTACATTTCATTTTGAAAACATTTTTCAATCTACCTTTATGCTCGCTTTTTTTACAACTGTAGGACTTGGTGCAAGCTTTGCCCTTTTGAAAAAAGGAGGAAAGCTTCTGATTGTATATTGGCTTCTATGTGGAATAATCTCAATTTTACAAAATACAATAGGAATTACGATAAGTAAAACTATAGGTTTGGAAGCTCCTTATGCATTACTTTCAAGTGCTATTTCTATGGTTGGAGGACATGGTGCCGCTTTGGCATATGGAAATAGCTTTGCTAAAATCGGTTATGAGAGTGCTCCTTTAGTAGGAGCCGCAGCTGCAACCTTTGGTCTGATAACTGCTGTATTGATAGGGGGACCTCTCGGAAGAAGGTTAATAGAAGCAAACCATTTAAGCCCCGATACTACAGAAAATTTTGACTTATCTATACATGAAATAAATAATGATAAAAAAGAAACATTATCCGATCTTGATATCATAAAAAATGTTGCTGTTATTTTGATATGTATGGCTCTTGGAAGTTGGATTTCCACTCTTATAGGAAAACTCATAAACATGGATTTCCCTTCTTATGTTGGAGCAATGTTTGTTGCTGTAATTGTAAGAAATTTAAATGAAAAAATGAATATGTACCATTTTAATTTCTCTTTAGTGGATGGAATAGGAAATGTCATGCTTAGCTTATATCTCTCATTAGCTCTTATGACTTTAAAACTTTGGGAACTTTCCGGATTAATAGGTGGTGTTCTTCTTGTCGTAGCATGTCAGGTTGTATTTATGGTAATTGTTGCTTACTTTATTGTCTTTAGAATTCTTGGTTCTAACTATGATGCAGCGGTTATGTGTGCCGGACTGTGTGGACATGGACTTGGTGCTACCCCTTCAGCCATTGTAAATATGACTGCATTAAATGAAAAATATGGTATGTCCAGAAAAGCTATGATGATTGTGCCTATCGTCGGAGCATTTTTAGTGGATATTATTTATCAGCCTGCAACTATATGGTTCATTAAAACTTTTGTTTCAGGTTTTGTTGAAAAATAG
- the cas6 gene encoding CRISPR system precrRNA processing endoribonuclease RAMP protein Cas6: MIRSVVISLKYIGVEEKRILKYQNFNFFQKLFLSLDFQYTELRKIQISNFLTSKKVLEQNQNYNIRICSLYSTLLLKLIQKLFLLSISKEKIQLGENDFFINNILFQHKCSKEFQFHKIVEVPAKVKINFITPTCFKVGDNIFISLEGKYVYHSLLQSIKKSDFANQYKYFKYFPFDKIQTKIQKEKKVSFYKNYQGMVGEAVYFLDKNSSPKDLWIFYFLSSLSFFSGIGWKTQDGYGQVNVNFLDTLEF, from the coding sequence ATGATTAGAAGTGTTGTCATCTCTTTAAAATATATTGGCGTGGAAGAAAAAAGAATTCTAAAATATCAAAATTTTAACTTTTTTCAAAAATTATTTTTATCTTTAGATTTTCAATATACTGAGCTTAGAAAGATACAAATTTCAAATTTCCTTACTTCAAAAAAAGTTCTAGAACAAAATCAAAATTATAACATTCGAATCTGTTCTCTGTACTCTACTCTTTTACTGAAACTAATTCAGAAACTTTTTTTACTCAGTATTTCAAAAGAAAAAATTCAATTAGGAGAAAATGATTTTTTCATAAACAATATTTTATTTCAACACAAATGTTCCAAAGAATTCCAATTTCATAAAATAGTAGAAGTTCCCGCAAAAGTAAAAATAAACTTTATCACTCCTACCTGTTTCAAAGTGGGAGACAACATATTCATCAGTCTGGAAGGAAAATATGTCTATCACTCTTTATTACAATCTATAAAAAAATCAGATTTTGCAAATCAATATAAATATTTTAAATATTTTCCTTTTGACAAAATTCAAACAAAGATTCAAAAAGAAAAAAAAGTAAGTTTTTATAAAAATTATCAAGGAATGGTTGGAGAAGCAGTTTATTTTTTAGATAAAAATTCTAGTCCTAAAGACCTATGGATTTTTTATTTCTTATCTTCTCTATCTTTTTTTTCAGGAATTGGATGGAAAACACAGGATGGCTATGGACAAGTGAATGTCAATTTTTTGGATACCTTAGAATTTTAG
- the cas2 gene encoding CRISPR-associated endonuclease Cas2 codes for MDILIFYDIVDTRVRNQLIELLLSYSFVRVQYSVFLGKVTKKQFSFLLSYIPEIINLEKDSVYAFPLCEKDFKTCQFIGKIVNKQFYKQDFLVF; via the coding sequence ATGGATATTTTAATTTTCTATGATATTGTTGATACACGAGTTCGTAATCAATTAATTGAATTATTATTAAGTTATTCCTTTGTAAGAGTACAATATTCAGTATTTTTAGGAAAAGTTACCAAAAAACAATTTTCTTTTTTACTGAGCTATATTCCAGAAATTATAAATTTAGAAAAAGACTCTGTCTATGCTTTTCCTTTATGTGAAAAAGATTTCAAAACATGTCAATTCATAGGAAAAATCGTAAATAAGCAATTTTATAAGCAAGATTTTTTAGTATTCTAA
- the cas2 gene encoding CRISPR-associated endonuclease Cas2: MRCLISYDISSQYKRKILIDFLKSYGFIRIQKSVFIGNLSYETMRKKIENLCLQIDEDSDSILLCPLCETDFYKTRFIGSTTDIFSFDEFSDFLLL; the protein is encoded by the coding sequence ATGAGATGCCTGATTTCATATGATATTTCTTCACAATATAAAAGAAAGATATTAATTGATTTCTTGAAAAGTTATGGTTTTATTCGAATCCAAAAATCTGTATTTATTGGGAATCTCTCCTATGAAACCATGAGAAAAAAAATAGAAAATCTCTGTTTACAAATAGATGAGGATTCTGATTCTATTTTGTTGTGTCCTCTTTGTGAAACAGATTTTTATAAAACGAGATTTATTGGAAGCACTACAGATATTTTTTCATTTGATGAATTTTCAGATTTTTTACTGCTTTAA
- the cas1 gene encoding CRISPR-associated endonuclease Cas1 — MDLYIQENGTKLSKEKNHFVISNEKGTQKLAVDTIDSIIIQGRSSLTTDFISLMIENKIPIYLADYFGNIYGKVWSNSLDSSAILRRQQIILFQGNYGKKLIKKWIIRKIETQKKHLLKILRRKSLDASEIQEYFQSIEDKINLLELQESHFHETLLGYEGLSSRYYYKILKDHIPATWKFHGRKNYGARDPYNVVLNYLFGVLYSKVEQALVLAGFDVKIGILHGESRKADSLLFDFIEIFRFLVFETCFSLFSKKLINKSFFNEEGRILLEGKKIILSEFYKKLRTTVEQNGEKISYENLIKKEAKFLAKEVLTHEMPDFI; from the coding sequence ATGGATTTATATATTCAAGAGAATGGTACAAAACTTTCAAAAGAAAAAAATCATTTTGTCATATCCAATGAAAAAGGAACTCAAAAATTAGCAGTAGATACCATCGATAGCATTATCATACAAGGAAGGAGTTCACTTACCACTGACTTTATAAGTCTTATGATAGAAAATAAAATTCCTATTTATCTAGCCGATTATTTTGGGAATATTTATGGAAAGGTCTGGAGTAATTCCTTAGATTCCAGTGCTATTTTGAGAAGACAGCAAATTATTTTATTCCAGGGAAATTATGGAAAAAAACTAATAAAAAAATGGATAATAAGAAAAATTGAAACACAAAAAAAGCATCTTTTGAAAATTTTAAGAAGAAAGTCTCTTGATGCTAGTGAAATACAAGAATACTTTCAAAGCATTGAAGATAAAATCAACCTTTTAGAACTACAAGAGAGTCATTTTCATGAAACGCTTTTAGGTTATGAAGGATTAAGCAGTCGATATTACTATAAAATATTAAAAGATCATATTCCAGCTACTTGGAAATTTCATGGAAGAAAAAACTATGGAGCCAGAGATCCTTATAATGTAGTATTAAATTATTTATTTGGAGTTCTATATTCCAAAGTAGAGCAAGCTCTTGTATTAGCAGGTTTCGATGTGAAAATTGGAATTTTACATGGAGAAAGCCGAAAAGCAGATTCTTTACTATTTGACTTCATAGAAATTTTTCGTTTTTTAGTATTTGAAACTTGCTTTTCCTTATTCAGTAAAAAATTAATCAACAAGTCTTTCTTTAATGAAGAAGGAAGGATCCTCTTGGAAGGCAAGAAAATAATACTAAGTGAGTTTTATAAAAAACTCCGAACAACCGTAGAACAGAATGGAGAAAAAATATCCTATGAAAATTTAATCAAAAAAGAAGCAAAATTTTTAGCAAAAGAGGTGCTTACCCATGAGATGCCTGATTTCATATGA
- a CDS encoding class I SAM-dependent methyltransferase produces the protein MKEEKTVETSYNDIPYMSKSFFFTSPEKQKTVLQLLGYVTPELKKARVLEIGCSFGGNIIPFAIAHPDAEVIGIDLSEIQIKEGNNIIKYLGLENIQLHHKNIMNFEEDYGKFDYIICHGVFSWVTDEVQNKILEVIKNHLSENGSAIISYNTYPGWKHIDILRDIMKFRIDTLQNIGKKVDPYEQVSYGKGAIEFLEKYAILSEHTKRMITDIQSKDDYYIIHEYFEETNRPMYLYDFNKKLLEYGLFHVIDSDLSRSFPIHENLEIERAINNESANNHVVREQYWDYIFDRQFRISIITHLENKEKCNLTPMLQIGDIQNLHIRALFLKNSEGKYERNGNIFLDELNDVLDELNQRFPNTISIKDLFDCLKDKIKDKMEEKDFYQRIIRLIHSHQVEVFSREIKVSQHKKLKLNDRYINYIRYIMDVQNPVISFANSVGLITEASKIELLVMLLFNGERTDEEIMDIVKENIKNGAFTITKENTTKTEYTEEHFIRDFVKNIRNFIEVNVMNS, from the coding sequence ATGAAAGAAGAAAAAACTGTTGAAACAAGTTATAATGATATTCCCTACATGTCAAAAAGTTTTTTTTTTACTTCTCCAGAAAAGCAAAAAACTGTATTACAACTTTTAGGTTATGTTACTCCAGAGTTAAAAAAAGCAAGAGTTTTAGAAATTGGGTGTTCTTTTGGTGGGAATATTATTCCTTTTGCTATTGCTCATCCAGATGCAGAGGTTATTGGTATTGATTTATCTGAAATTCAAATTAAAGAAGGAAATAATATTATAAAATATCTAGGTTTGGAAAATATTCAGTTACATCATAAAAATATTATGAATTTCGAAGAAGACTATGGAAAATTTGATTATATTATTTGCCATGGTGTTTTTAGTTGGGTAACAGATGAGGTACAAAATAAAATTTTGGAAGTTATTAAAAATCATCTTTCTGAAAATGGCTCTGCTATTATTTCTTATAATACTTATCCGGGATGGAAGCATATTGACATATTAAGAGATATTATGAAATTCAGAATTGATACTCTTCAAAATATAGGAAAAAAAGTAGATCCTTATGAACAGGTAAGCTATGGAAAAGGAGCTATTGAATTTTTAGAAAAATATGCAATATTAAGTGAACATACTAAACGTATGATTACAGATATTCAAAGTAAAGACGATTACTATATTATTCATGAATATTTTGAAGAAACTAATCGTCCTATGTATCTATATGATTTTAATAAAAAACTTTTAGAATATGGGTTATTTCATGTTATTGATTCCGATCTTTCAAGGTCTTTTCCAATCCATGAAAACCTAGAAATAGAAAGAGCAATTAACAATGAAAGCGCAAATAACCATGTTGTTCGAGAACAATACTGGGATTATATCTTTGATAGACAATTTAGGATAAGTATTATAACACATTTAGAAAACAAAGAAAAATGTAATCTAACTCCTATGTTACAAATAGGAGATATACAAAATCTACATATTCGTGCTCTTTTCTTAAAAAATTCTGAAGGAAAGTACGAAAGAAATGGGAATATCTTTCTTGATGAGCTAAATGATGTCCTTGATGAATTGAATCAAAGATTTCCAAATACCATCTCCATAAAAGATTTATTTGATTGTCTCAAGGATAAAATAAAAGATAAAATGGAAGAAAAAGATTTCTACCAAAGAATCATAAGACTTATTCATTCTCATCAAGTAGAAGTTTTTTCAAGAGAAATTAAAGTATCTCAACACAAAAAATTAAAGTTAAATGATAGATATATTAATTATATAAGATATATTATGGATGTACAAAATCCTGTCATTTCCTTTGCTAATTCCGTTGGTTTGATTACAGAAGCATCTAAGATTGAACTACTAGTAATGCTTCTTTTTAATGGTGAAAGAACCGATGAAGAAATTATGGATATTGTAAAAGAAAATATCAAAAATGGAGCTTTTACTATTACGAAAGAGAATACAACTAAAACAGAATATACAGAAGAGCATTTTATTCGAGACTTTGTAAAAAATATTAGAAATTTTATCGAAGTAAATGTTATGAATAGCTAA
- a CDS encoding RNA-guided endonuclease TnpB family protein translates to MTKNQNLSKRFLNAKKSKKKLSEAKNYQKQRIKVAKIHENIMNRRTDFLNKLSTYIIKSHDIICMEDFNTKGLLHNHQLAKSITDVSWASFVNKLEYKAKWYGKELIKVDRQYPSSQLCSVCGHRDGKKTLAIREWTCLICHSYHDRDINASKNILAEGLRMRETA, encoded by the coding sequence TTGACAAAGAACCAAAATTTATCGAAACGATTTCTAAATGCTAAAAAATCAAAGAAGAAATTAAGTGAGGCTAAAAACTATCAAAAACAAAGAATTAAAGTAGCCAAGATACACGAAAACATTATGAATAGGAGAACAGATTTCTTAAATAAGTTAAGTACCTATATTATCAAAAGCCACGATATTATCTGTATGGAAGACTTCAACACAAAAGGATTGCTTCATAATCATCAACTAGCAAAATCTATCACTGATGTATCTTGGGCTAGTTTTGTAAACAAACTAGAGTATAAAGCAAAATGGTATGGGAAAGAGCTCATAAAAGTAGATAGACAGTATCCATCAAGTCAATTATGCTCTGTATGTGGTCATAGAGATGGCAAGAAAACTCTTGCTATAAGAGAGTGGACTTGTCTCATTTGTCATAGTTATCACGACAGAGATATCAACGCAAGTAAAAATATATTGGCGGAAGGTCTAAGAATGAGGGAAACAGCTTAA
- a CDS encoding ISL3 family transposase, protein MGRKKIHGYNALIFHAILTYSIEKCPFCGEKHIIRNGTKLSKIKILDVSNTPSYLYLRKQRFLCKSCSKTFSASTNFVRKYCSIADSVKLSIALESKNIISEKDIVKRFRVSSSTVKRSLFPYYDFEKKHPKTLPTHLGIDEFKSTKQASGNMSVILVDLQKREIVDILEDRRKDPLIDFFQTFPMEERKKVQVITTDLYEPYLQILPKLFPNAQIILDRFHIVQLISRAFLQAKIQLMKQLQDHSLARKLKKHWKIFQKSASSLSEKRYYDYFFKQYISSGEIVNFLLKKIPKKLDESYGIYQNFLYLFQHKKKENFLSLLEKYKGCDNLHLARTLKTYRKILNSIDSPFSNGVVEGFHQKIKLMKRISYGYKSFQNLRRRILICSSNSILKEGEI, encoded by the coding sequence TTGGGAAGAAAAAAAATACATGGTTACAATGCCCTCATATTCCATGCTATACTAACCTATTCCATAGAGAAATGCCCTTTCTGTGGAGAAAAACATATCATCCGGAATGGTACGAAACTTTCTAAGATTAAAATACTAGATGTTTCCAATACTCCTTCTTATCTTTATCTAAGAAAGCAGCGTTTCCTTTGTAAAAGTTGTTCAAAAACATTTTCTGCCTCTACCAATTTTGTCAGAAAATACTGTAGTATTGCAGACAGTGTTAAACTTTCCATCGCATTAGAATCCAAAAATATTATCTCAGAAAAAGATATTGTAAAAAGATTTCGAGTCTCTTCTTCTACTGTGAAAAGAAGTCTTTTCCCGTACTATGATTTTGAAAAGAAACATCCCAAAACGCTTCCTACTCATTTAGGAATCGATGAATTCAAATCTACAAAACAGGCTTCGGGAAATATGTCTGTCATTTTAGTAGATTTACAAAAGCGCGAGATTGTAGATATTTTAGAAGATAGAAGAAAGGATCCCTTGATTGATTTTTTTCAGACCTTTCCTATGGAAGAACGTAAAAAAGTTCAGGTTATCACAACAGATTTATACGAACCTTACTTACAAATATTGCCAAAATTATTTCCCAATGCGCAAATCATTTTAGATAGATTCCATATCGTCCAATTAATCTCTAGGGCATTTTTACAAGCAAAAATACAACTCATGAAACAACTTCAAGATCATTCTCTAGCAAGAAAATTAAAAAAGCACTGGAAGATCTTTCAAAAATCAGCTAGTTCTCTATCAGAAAAGCGTTACTATGACTATTTTTTTAAACAATATATTTCATCAGGAGAAATTGTAAATTTCCTATTGAAGAAAATTCCAAAAAAATTAGATGAATCCTATGGGATATATCAAAATTTTCTTTATCTATTTCAACATAAGAAGAAAGAAAATTTTCTCTCTCTATTAGAGAAGTACAAAGGATGTGATAATCTTCATTTAGCACGTACTTTAAAGACATACAGAAAAATTTTAAACAGTATTGACAGTCCTTTCTCAAATGGAGTTGTAGAAGGCTTCCATCAAAAGATTAAGTTGATGAAACGGATTTCATATGGTTACAAAAGTTTTCAAAACTTGCGCAGAAGAATCTTAATTTGTAGTTCTAACAGCATATTAAAAGAGGGAGAAATCTAA
- a CDS encoding transposase, translating to MIKRQHIQLLQTIKKEYEFLKEVDSLALANAQRNLEKAYKNFFRNKAIGFPKLKSKKNLVQSYTTNNQKGTVTIFENGVKLPKLKEVVKMKVHRNIEGIMKSATISRNGSGKYFISLLCETDIQELAKTNSSIGIDLGIKNMAILSTGEKIENLKFRKQLEKK from the coding sequence CTGATAAAAAGACAACATATCCAACTCCTGCAAACTATAAAAAAAGAGTATGAATTTCTAAAAGAAGTGGATAGTCTTGCGCTTGCTAACGCTCAAAGGAATTTAGAGAAAGCATATAAAAACTTTTTTAGAAATAAAGCTATAGGGTTTCCTAAATTAAAATCTAAGAAAAATCTTGTACAAAGCTATACAACGAATAATCAAAAGGGTACTGTAACTATTTTTGAAAATGGGGTAAAACTTCCTAAATTAAAAGAAGTCGTAAAAATGAAAGTGCACAGAAACATAGAAGGTATCATGAAATCTGCTACGATCTCGCGCAATGGAAGTGGTAAGTATTTTATCTCTTTGTTATGTGAAACGGATATTCAGGAATTAGCAAAAACGAATTCATCCATAGGAATTGATTTAGGTATTAAAAATATGGCGATTCTTTCTACTGGAGAAAAAATAGAAAATCTTAAATTTAGAAAACAATTAGAAAAAAAATGA
- a CDS encoding helix-turn-helix domain-containing protein, with amino-acid sequence MRQLKAYKFRMYPSEEQKIFFNKTFGCVRLVYNLMLHDRMKA; translated from the coding sequence GTGAGACAACTAAAAGCATATAAATTTAGAATGTATCCAAGCGAAGAACAAAAGATATTTTTTAATAAAACGTTCGGTTGTGTTCGTCTTGTCTATAATCTTATGCTACATGATAGAATGAAAGCATAG